In Juglans microcarpa x Juglans regia isolate MS1-56 chromosome 8D, Jm3101_v1.0, whole genome shotgun sequence, the following are encoded in one genomic region:
- the LOC121243050 gene encoding 17.3 kDa class II heat shock protein-like: MDLRMMGLDPTIMDTLHELLDFPEESDKSSHHAPSRAYVRDAKAMSATPADVKDYPESYVFVIDMPGLKPDQIKVQVEDNMLVVSGERRREREKDQGVKYVRMERRLGKYLKKFMLPEDSNPEKISAVYQDGVLTVTVQKKPKPEPKKPKTVEVQVA, encoded by the coding sequence atggacCTAAGAATGATGGGTTTGGACCCTACCATCATGGATACCCTCCATGAGCTCCTGGACTTCCCCGAGGAATCCGACAAGTCGTCCCACCACGCCCCATCCCGGGCTTACGTCCGAGATGCCAAGGCGATGTCAGCCACGCCGGCGGACGTGAAGGATTACCCAGAGTCTTACGTTTTCGTCATCGATATGCCGGGCCTGAAACCGGACCAGATCAAGGTGCAAGTGGAGGATAACATGCTGGTGGTAAGCGGGGAgaggaggagggagagagagaaggatcAAGGCGTGAAGTACGTGAGAATGGAGAGGAGGCTGGGTAAGTACTTGAAGAAGTTCATGCTTCCGGAGGATTCAAACCCCGAGAAGATATCGGCGGTCTATCAGGACGGGGTGTTGACGGTGACGGTGCAGAAAAAGCCGAAGCCGGAACCCAAGAAGCCGAAGACCGTTGAGGTCCAAGTTGCCTAA
- the LOC121243133 gene encoding ankyrin repeat-containing protein NPR4-like: MRLLSLLDDERDEEEKGRERAMVNRLREAARKGSVPSLLELLQEDPKFLSKNTPTLSGTALHLASLLGHSAFAKEVLVRKPELAAELNPGGSSPLHLAAATGSVEIVKDLMLVNPDMCLVWDREGRTPLHLAAIKGRVGVLTELVRVRPEATRVFTSGGESGLHLCVKHNRLEALKVLVEGIGGDDEFVNWRDSNGNTVLHVAVSRKQSVMTKFLLNQTKIEVNAQNASGFTALDILSQGPRDIRDMEIKVSLKKAGALKINEAPSSTYYPEIVENAPLTQPSSSQETGAKQPVVKHKHIDWLGRKRSALMVVASLLASVAFQAAISPPGGVWQDDYSVDSEGNPVGNPHKVGEAVMAYNGTDGYGQFMIFNTIAFLASLSIILLLVSGLPIKRRRWMWIQMVTMWIAITTLTGTYFLGLMNMTPNHEKGTLYFLMKWSVIVWLMLMGIVFLGNVARMILWLLRKYGYIEEKPEGPSIYIEDDENDEL; the protein is encoded by the exons ATGAGGCTGCTGAGCCTGTTGGACGATGAGAGGGACGAAGAAGAAAAGGGTAGGGAAAGAGCAATGGTAAATAGGCTTCGAGAAGCAGCCAGGAAAGGATCAGTACCGTCTCTCCTTGAACTACTCCAAGAAGACCCTAAATTCCTCAGCAAGAACACCCCTACTCTCTCAGGCACGGCCTTACACCTCGCTTCACTTCTGGGTCACTCTGCTTTTGCAAAAGAAGTACTGGTTCGGAAGCCAGAGCTTGCGGCCGAGTTGAACCCTGGCGGTTCTTCGCCTCTACACTTGGCAGCGGCGACAGGGTCCGTGGAAATTGTCAAAGATTTGATGCTAGTTAACCCCGATATGTGTTTGGTGTGGGATCGTGAGGGTAGGACTCCTCTGCATCTCGCGGCGATCAAGGGACGAGTTGGGGTGTTGACCGAGCTGGTCCGAGTCAGACCGGAGGCCACTCGGGTGTTCACCAGTGGAGGGGAGAGTGGGCTTCACTTGTGTGTGAAGCATAACAGGTTGGAGGCTTTGAAAGTTTTGGTGGAAGGTATTGGGGGAGATGATGAGTTCGTGAATTGGAGGGATTCAAATGGTAACACTGTCTTACATGTTGCTGTTTCCAGGAAACAATCAGTG atgacaaaatttttgCTCAACCAGACAAAGATAGAGGTAAATGCCCAAAATGCGAGTGGTTTCACTGCGCTGGACATCTTATCTCAAGGTCCTAGAGATATAAGAGACATGGAAATTAAAGTTTCCTTGAAAAAAGCTGGAGCTTTAAAAATCAATGAGGCACCATCAAGTACCTATTATCCTGAAATAGTCGAAAATGCTCCCTTAACACAGCCATCATCCTCACAAGAAACGGGTGCCAAACAACCAGTTGTGAAACATAAACACATCGATTGGTTGGGTAGGAAACGAAGTGCGTTAATGGTTGTAGCATCACTGCTTGCATCAGTGGCCTTTCAAGCAGCAATATCACCACCAGGTGGTGTTTGGCAAGATGACTATTCAGTGGATTCTGAGGGCAACCCTGTGGGAAATCCGCACAAGGTAGGCGAGGCGGTGATGGCTTATAATGGCACAGATGGTTATGGTCAATTCATGATTTTTAACACCATTGCCTTCCTTGCATCATTGAGCATAATATTGTTGCTAGTTAGTGGATTGCCTATAAAGCGACGCAGATGGATGTGGATTCAGATGGTCACTATGTGGATTGCAATCACAACACTAACTGGTACATATTTTCTTGGATTGATGAACATGACACCGAATCATGAAAAGGGGACACTCTATTTTTTGATGAAATGGTCTGTGATCGTATGGCTGATGCTGATGGGGATTGTGTTTCTTGGTAACGTGGCTCGTATGATCTTGTGGCTCCTTAGAAAGTATGGATACATTGAAGAAAAGCCAGAAGGGCCCTCAATTTATATTGAGGATGATGAGAATGATGAACTTTGA